The Candidatus Cloacimonadota bacterium genome contains the following window.
CAAATAAGAATAATCGCACTAGGTGAAGACATTCCGATTGTTGATTACACAAAATGGGATACTCCCACGAAGTCTGAGGCAACTAAGGTATATCAGATGCTTAACCAGATGATCAGATAAGGGGGTTAAAATGCATGCATCTTTATCTGAATTGACAGAAGAATGAGAATAAGAATCACAAGGCACAATTAAAAAAGGAGAAAAAAATGAAGTGTCCCAACTGCTTAGCAGATAATACTGATAACGCTAAATATTGCAAGAAATGTGGGCATCAATTGACAGTCTTGAAAAAGACCTGTGTAAATGGCCATAATTACGATGCAAATCTATCTACTTGTCCCTATTGCCCACCATCGACTTCTTCGCAAAATGTCAAAACAGTAATAGAGGGTGAAGATCGTTGTAATGACAATAAAACGCTTATTGATTCATTTAAAAGAAGTTCCAACCATGCTGATAAGACACGGATAATTAACCCGAAACCAGCTATGAAGAGTGACCGCACCATGATCTATGACCCCAATTCACAGCGATCAGAACAATCTACGCTAGATCCTGAAAATATAGGAGCTAATGCAGACCTGAGAAAACTAGTTGGTTGGATTGTCACTTATGATTTACAACCCAGCGGTTTAGATTTCAGATTATATGTAGGTAAGAATAAA
Protein-coding sequences here:
- a CDS encoding FHA domain-containing protein, producing the protein MKCPNCLADNTDNAKYCKKCGHQLTVLKKTCVNGHNYDANLSTCPYCPPSTSSQNVKTVIEGEDRCNDNKTLIDSFKRSSNHADKTRIINPKPAMKSDRTMIYDPNSQRSEQSTLDPENIGANADLRKLVGWIVTYDLQPSGLDFRLYVGKNKVGRNVKCDLSINHSSVSDEHAMILFRDGKLILKDMLSVNGTYVNDEIVEDKVYLNDGDIIKLGSIVFKLRII